The following proteins come from a genomic window of Panicum hallii strain FIL2 chromosome 8, PHallii_v3.1, whole genome shotgun sequence:
- the LOC112903746 gene encoding uncharacterized protein LOC112903746: MSSSPPAAAAAAAPPPPLSPREHVERIRRERYFIGRGERNPLAEDMHQAVNYLSQELYSKDVHFLMELIQPPVPTPAPMVALADRLHYLDALQKFRTRVSSGNSIQVVGLDLPESPHPLPPGWEETVYRLQGLVVTGCLWAGAKKNAEDNDYPSGATPALEFVITSKDITCSGATATLLVFNNENGFTPANIESICRIGKSTKRGNRSSGYIGEKGIGFKSVFLVSRNPHIFSNGYQIKFSEDLCAECGIGYIVPEWVEQNPSNLDIAKIYGSSKSLPTTTFILPLKCDKIDVVKKELSNTHPEVLLFLSKIRQISVREVNDDLNATSLSQISISSDADALTRKDISAESYTLHLSADEDKTDEKHCSYYIWKQHFPVKPECYVQKRERIDQWVIMLAFPHGQRLSKGVGSPGVYAFLPTEMATNFPFIIQADFLLSSSRESILLDSQWNRGILECVPSAFENAFLALVKSTESAPVFALPPVFKFLPLNHSSLEMMDSVRLSIRKKLIDVDIVPSETCSSVKSFHKPTEVYRLNSAFWSIISRAVKLGVDVPNISSHGTNILNSYFDSEAYDDVLGFLRIGYVDSEWYGRCIQGSDLVELLPEDVYFDLLSFVAQNWKAMFAGTNMVQIPLVKCVGRGGVMTYRSVYEATTSDKRLCMLSDEECAPSIINWNNDYFSTVSGTLFMPLSTQKALGLFSKKTTVMEWLEKYVAVKTLTLHEYALMVVKALPEKSLVLAFTRFIYHLHSQKLMPEWSVKHICNIIPLVDNCGRVVIRRGIVLVPSKGSKWAALLGENPWRPQNYVELGDDYLCSGNSSGEHICEDQFLSFIKVYIQATDMPFLIPPDASFPAASSSLTAQNAVLLLEWIENLRSRGVGLPEKFISCIMHGNWLMTSAGYRSPADSFMSNAEWACLFQANLAFVDVPMIDQEYYRGQIVDFREVLGTLGVKFEFSQAMSYIGKRFMSIVTSTPTGDMVLSLLRFIRFLRKEHMSSDHLIETIKGGDWLKTCSGYRSPAGSVLFSSEWIIPSEISCLPFVDIDFYGHEISECKSELQHLGVHVTFKQNYQTIVDNINLPTGPVTAGAAILLLKCIRHANSCKNLVKRLKKRQWLKTNAGFRAPRETFLLDPEWKCLVKFADVVPLINLTFYGNEILTYRDELMKIGVVGSLEQASNSITYNLKQLLSTSSLTKEIRVALLSCYKDLSDEHKTFPANILKFMRTEKWLHTTQGFRPPNKCVLFDSSWEPIMAVASLPFIDDSDSSSGTGKEIYSYKKELKALGVTVDYDQRADFVLSCLSTVEGPQMPNNTNVVSPYIGLHIISDSGNTSESTVENAVALNAAESPPLLASTTLLSLLKLMQRSANPKSFAPQIRKMQMKSFLGYRYADQCILYDSAWSSYLRREDGPFIDEAFYGPEILSYRTEFRLIGVVVDVGYGCSLLAQDLTHFSRVDTITRIYKYLSVFKWEPRNKRDNWIWIPNIRNRGQWVRPADCTLHDRNGLFSTHFSVLDKYYEKDLLGFFSNVLGVRHCPRVLDHCILWRSWECTSFELTPASCSFFWEFIGNRWNATTAKLLSGSVTRVPVLSGGKIILREVEDVFVPDDLLLKHLFDQFCSDPIFVWYPTGLSFTSRAQMDTIYQRLGVRAISKAVTKDETHVLNMNQCQVVEAKDAMVTPGLLRIILAFLANPALEIGSDKRHQMASYLLSVTALEMTEPISVSYQIKLSLGRTVTVKGPRMFMWERENRKLYMQKSEGPHGRTTRMEFATCFGEEISQGLLYERVDLIPSLTELLKVGLLVGFEEDEVEYLLKTKNLQLYSEDEDFLLGAFPPENYEDDNDF, from the exons ATGTCGTCTTCGCcaccagctgctgctgctgcggcggcgcctccgccgccgttgTCGCCGAGGGAGCACGTGGAGAGGATCCGGCGCGAGCGCTACTTCATCGGTCGCGGCGAGCGGAACCCGCTGGCGGAGGACATGCACCAGGCGGTGAACTACCTGAGCCAGGAGCTCTACTCCAAGGACGTCCACTTCCTCATGGAGCTCATCCAG CCGCCTGTTCCCACGCCCGCGCCCATGGTTGCCCTCGCGGACCGACTGCACTACCTCGACGCGCTACAGAAGTTCCGCACCCGCGTGTCTAGTGGTAATTCC ATTCAGGTGGTGGGTCTTGACTTGCCTGAATCCCCGCACCCCCTCCCCCCCGGCTGGGAGGAGACCGTCTACAGGCTCCAAGGATTAGTGGTGACGGGCTGTCTTTGGGCTGGTGCAAAGAAG AATGCTGAAGATAATGATTATCCTTCTGGAGCAACTCCAGCTTTGGAGTTTGTAATTACATCCAAAGACATCACCTGTAGTGGAGCTACTGCCACCCTCCTGGTGTTCAACAATGAGAATGGCTTTACTCCAGCAAACATTGAATCCATCTGCAGGATTGGGAAATCTACAAAAAGGGGTAACCGGAGCAGTGGTTATATTGGGGAGAAAG GTATTGGTTTCAAAAGTGTGTTTCTAGTATCCCGCAATCCTCATATATTTAGCAATGGGTATCAAATTAAATTCAGTGAAGATCTGTGCGCAGAATGTGGTATCGGGTATATTGTTCCCGAATGGGTTGAACAAAATCCAAGTAATTTGGACATTGCCAAGATATATGGCAGTTCGAAAAGTCTTCCAACCACAACTTTTATATTACCTCTGAAATGTGATAAAATAGATGTGGTGAAGAAGGAGCTATCAAACACACATCCTGAAGTACTATTGTTTCTTTCAAAGATTAGGCAAATTTCTGTCAGGGAGGTTAATGATGATCTGAATGCTACTAGTCTGAGTCAAATTTCTATATCAAGTGACGCTGATGCTTTGACGAGGAAGGATATTAGTGCAGAGTCATATACTCTTCACCTATCAGCTGATGAGGACAAGACAGATGAGAAACACTGTAGCTACTACATCTGGAAGCAACATTTCCCTGTGAAACCAGAATGCTATGTgcagaagagagaaaggatagaTCAGTGGGTTATTATGCTAGCATTCCCCCATGGCCAGAGGTTGAGCAAGGGGGTGGGATCACCTGGTGTTTATGCATTCTTGCCAACTGAAATGGCAACAAACTTCCCTTTCATTATCCAGGCTGACTTTTTGCTATCATCATCCCGAGAGTCCATTCTGCTTGACAGCCAGTGGAACCGAGGAATACTAGAATGTGTACCTTCCGCTTTTGAAAATGCTTTCCTGGCACTAGTGAAATCAACAGAAAGTGCACCAGTATTTGCGCTTCCACCTGTTTTTAAGTTTTTGCCACTTAATCACTCTTCCTTAGAGATGATGGATTCTGTCAGACTGTCCATAAGAAAGAAGCTGATTGATGTGGATATAGTTCCAAGCGAAACATGTTCTTCAGTGAAATCATTCCATAAGCCTACAGAGGTTTACCGGCTAAACTCTGCATTCTGGAGCATCATAAGCAGAGCAGTGAAGTTAGGAGTTGATGTTCCAAACATTTCATCCCATGGCACTAATATTCTGAACTCCTACTTTGACAGTGAAGCATATGATGATGTGTTGGGATTTCTCAGAATTGGTTATGTTGATTCTGAATGGTATGGCAGGTGCAtccaaggatcagatcttgtgGAACTGCTGCCAGAAGATGTTTATTTTGATCTTCTCAGTTTTGTTGCTCAGAACTGGAAGGCTATGTTTGCTGGCACAAACATGGTGCAAATACCACTTGTAAAGTGTGTTGGTAGGGGTGGTGTCATGACTTATAGGAGTGTGTATGAAGCCACAACATCAGATAAGAGGCTTTGCATGCTATCTGATGAGGAATGTGCACCATCGATAATTAACTGGAACAATGACTATTTCTCAACAGTCTCTGGAACACTGTTTATGCCTCTGTCTACTCAGAAAGCACTAGGTCTATTCAGTAAGAAAACAACTGTAATGGAATGGCTTGAGAAGTATGTAGCAGTGAAGACCCTGACCCTACATGAGTATGCCCTTATGGTTGTGAAAGCTTTGCCTGAGAAAAGCTTGGTTCTTGCTTTTACTCGATTCATTTATCACTTGCATTCGCAGAAGTTAATGCCGGAATGGAGTGTAAAACATATATGCAACATAATACCCCTAGTGGATAATTGTGGGCGTGTTGTTATCAGAAGAGGTATAGTTCTTGTTCCATCAAAAGGGAGTAAGTGGGCTGCATTATTGGGAGAAAATCCATGGAGACCACAAAACTATGTTGAACTTGGAGATGATTACCTCTGTTCTGGAAATTCTTCTGGGGAGCATATATGTGAAGATCAGTTTCTGTCGTTTATCAAGGTATATATACAAGCCACTGATATGCCTTTTCTGATTCCTCCGGATGCTAGTTTTCCTGCTGCATCCTCCTCCTTAACGGCACAGAATGCAGTTCTCCTTCTGGAATGGATTGAGAATTTAAGGTCAAGGGGTGTAGGGTtacctgaaaaattcataaGTTGCATCATGCATGGGAATTGGCTCATGACATCTGCTGGTTACCGTTCACCAGCAGATTCATTCATGTCAAATGCAGAATGGGCTTGTCTGTTTCAGGCTAACCTTGCCTTTGTTGATGTGCCAATGATTGATCAAGAGTACTACAGGGGACAAATTGTTGATTTCAGGGAAGTACTGGGAACACTAGGTGTGAAGTTTGAATTTTCTCAAGCAATGTCATACATTGGCAAGCGTTTTATGTCAATTGTAACAAGCACTCCGACAGGTGACATGGTGCTCTCACTGCTCCGTTTCATCAGATTCCTTAGGAAGGAACACATGTCATCTGATCATCTCATTGAGACCATCAAAGGAGGAGATTGGCTCAAGACCTGCTCTGGTTATAGATCACCTGCCGGATCTGTTCTTTTCAGTTCAGAATGGATAATACCATCTGAAATCAGCTGTTTACCTTTTGTCGACATCGACTTCTATGGCCATGAAATCAGTGAATGCAAGTCAGAGCTGCAGCATCTAGGTGTTCATGTCACATTCAAACAGAATTACCAGACCATTGTTGACAACATCAACCTTCCAACAGGTCCAGTTACTGCTGGTGCTGCTATTCTATTATTGAAATGTATCAGACATGCTaattcatgcaagaacttggtgAAGCGCCTGAAGAAGCGCCAATGGTTGAAGACTAATGCTGGGTTTAGAGCTCCCCGGGAGACATTTCTGCTAGACCCAGAGTGGAAATGTCTTGTTAAATTTGCCGATGTTGTTCCACTGATCAATTTGACTTTCTATGGTAATGAAATCCTGACCTATCGGGACGAACTGATGAAGATCGGTGTCGTTGGTAGTCTGGAACAGGCAAGCAATTCCATAACTTATAATCTGAAACAACTCTTGTCAACATCTTCCCTTACAAAGGAAATCAGGGTTGCTCTACTCTCCTGCTACAAGGATCTGAGTGATGAGCACAAGACATTCCCAGCCAATATTCTCAAGTTTATGCGAACAGAGAAGTGGCTGCATACTACACAAGGTTTCAGGCCTCCAAACAAATGTGTGCTCTTTGATTCTTCGTGGGAACCAATAATGGCAGTTGCAAGCCTACCATTCATTGATGACAGTGACTCAAGCAGTGGAACAGGGAAGGAAATATATAGCTATAAGAAGGAGCTTAAGGCTTTGGGTGTTACTGTAGATTATGACCAGAGAGCAGACTTTGTCTTGTCATGCCTATCTACTGTGGAAGGACCTCAGATGCCTAATAACACCAATGTTGTTAGCCCTTATATTGGACTGCATATCATTAGTGACTCTGGGAACACTAGTGAGAGCACCGTTGAGAATGCAGTAGCTCTGAACGCTGCTGAAAGCCCACCTTTACTTGCGAGCACAACTCTTTTATCTCTATTAAAATTGATGCAAAGAAGTGCCAATCCGAAAAGTTTTGCGCCACAAATTAGAAAGATGCAGATGAAGTCATTTCTTGGATACAGGTATGCAGATCAATGTATCTTGTATGACTCGGCATGGTCTTCATACCTCCGCAGAGAAGATGGTCCTTTCATCGATGAAGCATTCTATGGCCCTGAGATATTATCATACAGGACAGAGTTCAGACTGATTGGAGTAGTTGTTGATGTTGGCTATGGATGCTCTCTGTTGGCGCAGGATTTGACACATTTCTCTAGAGTGGATACCATAACAAGGATATACAAATACTTGTCAGTTTTTAAATGGGAACCAAGAAATAAACGTGATAACTGGATATGGATACCCAACATAAGAAACAGGGGCCAATGGGTGCGCCCTGCAGATTGTACTCTTCATGACAGGAACGGGCTGTTTAGCACTCATTTCTCAGTCTTGGACAAGTACTATGAAAAGGATTTGCTTGGGTTCTTCTCCAATGTTCTTGGTGTCAGGCACTGCCCCAGAGTACTAGATCACTGCATTCTATGGCGCTCGTGGGAGTGCACATCTTTCGAGCTGACGCCTGCTAGCTGTTCATTTTTCTGGGAGTTCATTGGAAACCGTTGGAATGCGACTACAGCAAAGCTCCTTTCAGGGTCTGTCACAAGGGTTCCTGTTCTTTCTGGTGGCAAGATCATCCTGCGGGAGGTGGAAGATGTCTTTGTTCCAGATGATCTCCTCCTGAAACATTTATTTGACCAGTTCTGTTCAGATCCAATTTTTGTTTGGTATCCAACAGGGCTGTCATTCACCTCTCGAGCTCAGATGGACACTATCTACCAGAGACTTGGTGTTCGAGCAATCTCCAAGGCTGTCACAAAAGatgaaactcatgttttgaacATGAATCAGTGCCAAGTAGTAGAGGCAAAAGATGCTATGGTAACACCAGGCTTGCTCAGAATAATCCTTGCTTTCCTTGCCAACCCTGCTCTCGAGATTGGCAGTGACAAGAGGCATCAAATGGCTTCTTACCTACTCAGTGTGACGGCTCTTGAGATGACTGAACCTATCAGTGTGAGCTACCAAATAAAGCTATCATTGGGAAGAACTGTGACAGTTAAAGGACCGAGGATGTTCATGTGGGAAAGAGAGAACCGCAAGCTGTACATGCAGAAGTCTGAGGGGCCTCATGGAAGGACGACTAGGATGGAATTCGCGACATGCTTTGGCGAGGAAATCTCTCAAGGATTGTTATATGAGAGAGTTGATCTGATTCCATCTCTCACCGAGCTGCTCAAGGTTGGACTCTTGGTTGGTTTTGAGGAGGATGAGGTTGAGTACCTACTCAAGACCAAGAATCTGCAGCTTTATTCTGAGGATGAAGATTTCCTCCTGGGTGCATTCCCTCCTGAGAACTACGAG GATGATAACGATTTCTGA